The following proteins come from a genomic window of Microtus ochrogaster isolate Prairie Vole_2 chromosome 7, MicOch1.0, whole genome shotgun sequence:
- the Pctp gene encoding phosphatidylcholine transfer protein isoform X2, whose amino-acid sequence MAGAPGYFSDEQFREACAELQQPALAGADWQLLVEASGITIYRLLDQPTGLYEYKVFGVLEGCPPALLADVYMDLDYRKKWDQYVKELYEKECDGQTVAYWEVKYPFPLSNRDYVYTRQRRDLDVDERKIYVVLAQSISAPQFPEKSGVIRVKQYKQSLAIESDGKKGSREWSSKLFERHGESLSELPQENLRRRMGPQHSSLDVLQRMLGLPSALSVFRGLHVSPGMLACCLAHLPPSSILVLCRADYLLLLFSGRPLRGYL is encoded by the exons ATGGCAGGGGCGCCTGGCTACTTCTCTGACGAGCAGTTCCGGGAGGCCTGCGCGGAGCTTCAGCAGCCAGCGCTGGCCGGGGCCGACTGGCAGCTGCTGGTGGAAGCCTCGGGCATCACCATCTACCGGCTGCTCGACCAG CCGACCGGACtctatgagtataaagtgttcgGTGTTCTGGAAGGTTGTCCACCAGCTCTACTTGCAGATGTTTACATGGACTTAGACTACAGGAAAAAGTGGGACCAGTATGTGAAAG AGCTCTACGAAAAGGAGTGTGATGGACAGACGGTGGCCTACTGGGAGGTGAAGTACCCTTTCCCATTGTCCAACAGAGAT TACGTCTACACCCGCCAGCGGCGAGACCTGGATGTGGACGAGAGGAAGATCTACGTGGTCCTGGCCCAGAGCATCTCGGCGCCTCAGTTTCCGGAGAAGTCTGGGGTGATCCGAGTGAAGCAGTACAAGCAGAGCCTGGCGATTGAGAGCGATggcaagaaggggagcagag aatgGAGTTCCAAACTTTTTGAAAGACATGGTGAAAGCTTGTCAGAATTACCCCAAGAAAACCTAAGAAGGAGAATGGGACCCCAGCATTCATCTCTGGATGTGCTTCAACGGATGCTCGGCCTTCCCTCCGCTCTTTCCGTCTTCAGAGGTCTACATGTATCCCCAGGCATGCTTGCCTGCTGCCTGGCTCATTTGCCGCCTTCTTCCATACTAGTCCTTTGCAGGGCCGACTACCTTCTTCTGCTGTTTAGCGGGAGGCCTCTGCGTGGGTATCTTTAG
- the Pctp gene encoding phosphatidylcholine transfer protein isoform X1 — protein sequence MAGAPGYFSDEQFREACAELQQPALAGADWQLLVEASGITIYRLLDQPTGLYEYKVFGVLEGCPPALLADVYMDLDYRKKWDQYVKELYEKECDGQTVAYWEVKYPFPLSNRDYVYTRQRRDLDVDERKIYVVLAQSISAPQFPEKSGVIRVKQYKQSLAIESDGKKGSRVFMYYFDNPGGQIPSWLINWAAKNGVPNFLKDMVKACQNYPKKT from the exons ATGGCAGGGGCGCCTGGCTACTTCTCTGACGAGCAGTTCCGGGAGGCCTGCGCGGAGCTTCAGCAGCCAGCGCTGGCCGGGGCCGACTGGCAGCTGCTGGTGGAAGCCTCGGGCATCACCATCTACCGGCTGCTCGACCAG CCGACCGGACtctatgagtataaagtgttcgGTGTTCTGGAAGGTTGTCCACCAGCTCTACTTGCAGATGTTTACATGGACTTAGACTACAGGAAAAAGTGGGACCAGTATGTGAAAG AGCTCTACGAAAAGGAGTGTGATGGACAGACGGTGGCCTACTGGGAGGTGAAGTACCCTTTCCCATTGTCCAACAGAGAT TACGTCTACACCCGCCAGCGGCGAGACCTGGATGTGGACGAGAGGAAGATCTACGTGGTCCTGGCCCAGAGCATCTCGGCGCCTCAGTTTCCGGAGAAGTCTGGGGTGATCCGAGTGAAGCAGTACAAGCAGAGCCTGGCGATTGAGAGCGATggcaagaaggggagcagag TTTTCATGTACTACTTTGATAACCCGGGTGGCCAAATTCCGTCCTGGCTCATTAACTGGGCAGCCAAG aatgGAGTTCCAAACTTTTTGAAAGACATGGTGAAAGCTTGTCAGAATTACCCCAAGAAAACCTAA